In Oryza sativa Japonica Group chromosome 11, ASM3414082v1, the following are encoded in one genomic region:
- the LOC4350174 gene encoding glucuronoxylan 4-O-methyltransferase 2 — MASPMHARRAKLKSQLVSAKAKLKHHVTPRRLLLLSAAAASAFLLLLTLRTLSAAAANTSSPAPVVVHRSQQQQRDDQCDRVPAGVAEALVHYATSNATAWGRGRRRSAEEVAATARAVSRRAPCNLLVFGLGHGAALWAALNHGGRTVFLEEDDALVSGASPASLAIEAYRVAYLASAADADELLALRDSEHCTGAAATQLSPGHFDRSPCKLAVRGLPAAFYEAEWDVIVVDAHAPPPPTTTAMMGAIYTAAVAARARRPAAETETDVVVHDVDKPVQDRFSTAFLCGGYLKEGVGNLRRFAIPSHKEGMPFCP, encoded by the coding sequence ATGGCGAGCCCCATGCACGCGCGGAGGGCGAAGCTGAAGAGCCAGCTGGTGTCGGCCAAGGCCAAGCTCAAGCACCATgtcacgccgcgccgcctcctcctcctctccgccgccgccgcctccgccttcctcctcctcctcaccctccgcaccctctccgccgccgccgccaacacctcctcgccggcgcccgtcgtcgtccaccgctcgcagcagcagcagcgggacGATCAGTGTGACCGTGTCCCGGCGGGCGTGGCGGAGGCGCTGGTCCACTACGCGACGTCGAACGCGACGGCGtgggggcgggggaggaggaggtccgccgaggaggtggcggcgacggcgcgggcggtgTCGCGGCGGGCGCCGTGCAACCTGCTCGTGTTCGGGCTCGGCCACGGCGCCGCGCTCTGGGCGGCGCTCAACCACGGCGGCCGCACGGTGTTCctcgaggaggacgacgcgCTGGTGTCCGGCGCCAGCCCGGCCAGCCTCGCCATCGAGGCCTACCGCGTCGCCTACCTCGccagcgccgccgacgccgacgagctcctcgccCTCCGCGACTCCGAGCactgcaccggcgccgccgccacccagcTCTCGCCGGGCCACTTCGACCGCTCGCCGTGCAAGCTCGCCGTGCGCGGCCTCCCCGCGGCGTTCTACGAGGCGGAGTGGGACGTGATCGTGGTCGAcgcgcacgcgccgccgccgccgacgacgacggcgatgatggGCGCGATATacaccgcggcggtggcggcgcgggcgcggcggccggcggcggagacggagacggacgTGGTGGTGCACGACGTGGACAAGCCGGTGCAGGACAGGTTCTCGACGGCGTTCCTGTGCGGCGGCTACCTCAAGGAGGGGGTTGGCAACCTCAGGCGATTCGCCATCCCTAGCCACAAGGAAGGAATGCCATTTTGCCCTtga
- the LOC4350175 gene encoding uncharacterized protein, translating to MGSGSKKKSGGGDDQRPLLWRLPEVTSTELGKIGPAFGLGVGCGVGAGVGFFGGAGLGYGFPGLTLGFGVGAGCGVGFGFGYGLGKGIAYDQNKRYSNVGTMFQEAPSLPMDTVAGLVDELVVNTKKLVRATSKEIEKWR from the exons aTGGGGAGCGGGAGCAAGAAGAAGAGCGGAGGAGGGGATGACCAGAGGCCGCTCCTCTGGAGGCTCCCGGAGGTCACCTCCACCGAGCTCGGCAAGATCGGCCCCGCCTTCGGCCTCGGCgtcggctgcggcgtcggcgccggcgtcggcttCTTCGGCG GTGCAGGATTAGGTTATGGATTTCCCGGACTCACATTAGGCtttggagttggagctggatGTGGTGtaggatttggctttggttaTGGATTGGGGAAAGGAATTGCTTATGATCAAAACAAAAGATACTCTAATGTTGGCACGATGTTCCAAGAAGCTCCAAGTCTTCCGAT GGACACCGTTGCTGGTTTGGTTGATGAGCTGGTTGTGAACACCAAAAAGCTTGTGAGAGCAACTTCAAAAGAGATTGAAAAATGGCGTTGA